In one Deinococcus psychrotolerans genomic region, the following are encoded:
- a CDS encoding N-acetylmannosamine-6-phosphate 2-epimerase — MPEGGLLDQLRGGLIVSCQANPDSPLRDSYIISRLALAAEQGGAVGLRIQSFEDVVAVRAVTSLPIIGLTKTDRDDTDIYITPTAAEGVKLAELGAQIVAFDATALPRPEPLADMFAAVHAAGALVMGDISTLDEALAAFDHGADIVSTTMSGYTPHSRQLAGPDWDLMRELRDAGLTFAAEGRLNSPADAAQAMQLGASFVVVGSAVTRPDVVTRWFAQAVRV; from the coding sequence ATGCCTGAGGGCGGGTTGCTGGATCAGCTGCGCGGTGGCCTGATCGTTTCGTGCCAGGCCAATCCTGATTCGCCGCTCCGCGATTCGTACATCATCAGTCGGCTGGCGCTGGCCGCCGAGCAGGGCGGAGCGGTGGGCCTACGCATTCAGAGCTTCGAGGATGTGGTGGCGGTGCGGGCCGTGACTTCCCTGCCCATCATCGGCCTGACCAAAACAGACCGGGACGACACCGACATCTACATCACTCCGACCGCCGCCGAGGGTGTGAAGCTGGCCGAACTGGGTGCACAGATCGTGGCCTTCGACGCCACCGCGTTGCCCCGGCCCGAACCGCTGGCAGACATGTTCGCCGCCGTTCATGCAGCGGGCGCGCTGGTGATGGGCGACATCAGCACCCTGGACGAGGCACTGGCCGCTTTTGATCACGGTGCGGACATCGTCAGCACCACCATGAGCGGCTACACCCCGCACAGCCGCCAGCTTGCCGGGCCGGATTGGGATCTGATGCGGGAGTTGCGTGATGCTGGACTGACTTTTGCCGCCGAGGGTCGACTGAACAGCCCTGCAGACGCGGCACAGGCCATGCAACTGGGGGCAAGTTTTGTGGTGGTGGGCAGTGCGGTGACCAGGCCAGACGTCGTAACCCGCTGGTTTGCTCAGGCAGTACGTGTCTGA
- the opp4C gene encoding oligopeptide ABC transporter permease, producing MALKRFLRHKLAVVGLVLLSVIVLLVIFGPLIARFGPDEIDLLARNQPPGGAHWLGTDPTGRDILARTLSAGRVSLMVGLFSTLISVVIGTTLGALAGYFGGWVDNVIMRFVDVVMTFPSIVVLLTLAAIVGPGIDKTIIIIGVLGWPLAARLVRAKLLSVRELDFISAATALGANDRRILLRHALPNVIDVLVVFVSLGVASGILTEAGLSFLGLGVQPPQASWGNLLSSAREINILEAYVWQWMPAGLLIILTVLATNFLGDGLRDALDPKAKQ from the coding sequence ATGGCCCTCAAACGTTTCTTGCGCCACAAGCTGGCCGTTGTCGGCCTGGTTTTGCTGAGCGTCATCGTGCTGCTGGTCATCTTCGGCCCGCTGATCGCCCGCTTCGGTCCTGACGAGATCGATTTGCTGGCCCGCAACCAGCCGCCCGGTGGAGCGCACTGGCTGGGCACCGATCCCACCGGGCGCGATATTCTGGCCCGCACCCTGTCTGCCGGGCGCGTCTCTCTGATGGTGGGCCTGTTCAGTACCCTGATCTCGGTGGTGATCGGCACCACGCTGGGAGCGCTGGCCGGATATTTCGGCGGCTGGGTAGACAACGTGATTATGCGTTTCGTGGACGTGGTCATGACCTTTCCCAGCATCGTGGTGCTGCTGACGCTGGCAGCCATCGTCGGCCCCGGCATTGACAAGACCATCATCATTATCGGCGTGCTGGGTTGGCCGCTGGCCGCGCGACTGGTGCGGGCCAAGCTGCTCTCGGTGCGCGAACTGGACTTCATCTCGGCAGCCACCGCACTGGGGGCCAATGACCGCCGCATCCTGCTCAGGCACGCCCTGCCCAACGTCATTGATGTGCTGGTGGTGTTCGTCAGCCTGGGTGTCGCCAGCGGCATCCTGACCGAAGCGGGCCTGAGCTTCCTGGGCCTGGGGGTGCAGCCTCCGCAGGCCAGTTGGGGCAATCTGCTCAGCAGCGCCCGCGAGATCAACATCCTGGAAGCCTACGTGTGGCAGTGGATGCCCGCCGGACTGCTGATCATTCTGACCGTACTGGCCACCAACTTCCTGGGCGACGGCCTGCGCGACGCGCTCGATCCTAAAGCCAAGCAGTAA
- the ung gene encoding uracil-DNA glycosylase: MSVLSVSNLIPQPVQLVWFKKDLRINDHAPLVEAAARGPVLPLYIYEPEQLAHEEFAGHHLMYLNDCLHELSERLRELGTPLIVRVGEAVSVMEALREEVGISGIWAHEETGNAVSYARDQRVRAWARERSILFHELPQNGVVRRMTNRDGWADTWEERLGSPPLLPPTALIGTALAVQGLQTHAELGVAPSQQTILPGGERAARDTLSSFLMVRGVNYMREMSSPLSAEIACSRLSAPLAFGTLSLRETLHATRQRLAAVSGDPATDPRWVRSLRSYESRLHWHCHFIQRLESEPEMEFQNLNRAFDGLREHDWNPEFFDRWAHGQTGFPLIDACMRMLVATGWLNFRMRAMLVSFASQHLWLHWRPTGVFLARQWLDNEPGIHWSQMQMQSAVVGINRVRIYSPTRQAKQQDPAGEFIRCWVPELQDAPSDFIHAPWEWSGSSRLNYPTPIVDEGKAARAAKAKIMAARAQPQFEPESRRVYALHGSRKKAVMRAERVARGLPPKPVKVTSKPPKPMLVSAAQPALFGGAQSVGKPIHIAGLPDSWREALAAEFAAPYFHALKDFLVRERAEHAIYPPAPDVFSALRLTPLEEVKVLILGQDPYHGHGQAQGLSFSVRPGVRVPPSLQNIYKELHDDLGITPPRNGDLTAWATQGVLLLNAVLTVRAGQPNSHANQGWEPLTDAVIRAVNAQPQRVVFVLWGAYARKKAKLITAPQHVILESAHPSPYSAEHFFGIRPFSRVNAALEEAARGAVVWSA, from the coding sequence ATGTCGGTTCTGTCTGTATCTAACTTAATCCCTCAGCCTGTTCAACTCGTCTGGTTTAAGAAAGACCTGCGAATCAACGACCATGCCCCGCTGGTGGAGGCCGCCGCACGCGGGCCGGTCTTGCCGCTGTACATCTACGAGCCGGAGCAACTGGCCCATGAGGAATTCGCCGGACACCACCTGATGTACCTCAACGACTGTTTGCACGAACTCAGTGAGCGGCTACGCGAACTCGGCACGCCGCTCATCGTGCGAGTGGGTGAGGCGGTCAGTGTGATGGAAGCGCTGCGGGAGGAAGTCGGCATCAGCGGCATCTGGGCACACGAGGAAACCGGCAACGCCGTGAGTTACGCCCGTGACCAACGGGTGCGGGCTTGGGCGCGAGAGCGCAGCATTCTTTTCCACGAGTTGCCGCAAAACGGCGTGGTGCGCCGCATGACCAACCGCGACGGCTGGGCTGACACTTGGGAAGAGCGACTAGGGTCGCCGCCCTTGCTGCCGCCCACTGCTTTGATCGGTACGGCTCTCGCGGTGCAGGGCTTGCAAACCCACGCGGAGCTTGGCGTCGCGCCCAGCCAACAGACGATCCTACCCGGTGGCGAACGGGCGGCCCGCGATACGCTCAGTAGCTTCCTGATGGTGCGCGGCGTGAACTACATGCGCGAGATGAGCAGTCCCCTGAGCGCTGAAATCGCCTGCTCACGGCTGAGCGCTCCGCTGGCCTTCGGTACGTTGTCACTCAGGGAAACGCTGCACGCCACTCGGCAACGCTTGGCCGCCGTTAGCGGAGATCCTGCAACCGACCCGCGCTGGGTCAGGTCACTCAGGAGCTACGAGAGCCGCTTACACTGGCACTGCCATTTCATCCAGCGGCTGGAATCTGAACCAGAGATGGAATTCCAAAATCTCAATCGGGCCTTTGACGGCCTGCGCGAGCATGATTGGAACCCTGAGTTTTTTGACCGCTGGGCACACGGGCAAACCGGCTTCCCACTGATCGATGCCTGCATGCGGATGCTGGTGGCGACCGGCTGGCTCAATTTCAGGATGCGGGCCATGCTGGTGAGTTTTGCCTCGCAGCACTTGTGGCTGCACTGGCGGCCCACCGGTGTATTTCTGGCGCGGCAGTGGCTTGACAATGAACCCGGCATCCATTGGTCACAGATGCAGATGCAGAGCGCGGTGGTGGGCATCAACCGTGTCCGCATCTACTCACCCACTCGTCAGGCCAAGCAGCAAGATCCAGCGGGGGAGTTCATCCGCTGCTGGGTGCCGGAACTGCAGGACGCGCCCAGTGATTTCATTCACGCCCCTTGGGAGTGGAGCGGGTCGAGCCGCCTGAACTACCCGACTCCCATTGTGGACGAGGGAAAAGCGGCGCGGGCTGCCAAAGCCAAAATCATGGCAGCCCGTGCTCAGCCTCAGTTTGAACCTGAGTCGCGGCGGGTCTACGCCCTGCACGGCAGCCGCAAGAAGGCAGTCATGCGGGCGGAGCGAGTAGCGCGAGGCTTGCCGCCCAAGCCCGTCAAGGTGACGTCCAAACCGCCGAAACCCATGCTGGTCAGTGCCGCTCAGCCCGCCCTCTTCGGCGGCGCTCAAAGCGTTGGTAAGCCCATTCATATCGCAGGCCTGCCAGATTCTTGGCGAGAAGCCCTCGCCGCCGAGTTCGCCGCACCGTACTTCCACGCTCTTAAAGACTTCCTGGTGCGCGAGCGGGCCGAGCATGCCATTTACCCGCCTGCGCCGGACGTATTTAGCGCCTTGCGGTTGACGCCACTGGAAGAGGTGAAGGTGCTGATTCTGGGGCAAGACCCGTATCACGGACACGGTCAAGCCCAGGGTCTCTCGTTCAGCGTGCGGCCTGGCGTGCGGGTGCCACCGAGTTTGCAGAACATCTACAAGGAGCTTCACGACGACCTCGGTATCACGCCTCCCCGAAATGGCGATCTGACGGCTTGGGCCACTCAGGGTGTGCTGCTGCTCAATGCCGTGCTGACGGTGCGGGCGGGCCAACCCAACAGCCACGCGAATCAGGGCTGGGAGCCGCTGACCGACGCCGTGATTCGGGCGGTGAACGCTCAGCCGCAGCGGGTGGTGTTCGTATTGTGGGGCGCGTATGCCCGCAAGAAGGCAAAACTCATCACGGCCCCGCAGCACGTCATTCTGGAATCGGCCCACCCTTCGCCGTACAGCGCTGAGCACTTCTTCGGGATCCGCCCGTTTTCCAGGGTGAATGCTGCGCTCGAAGAGGCTGCGCGCGGGGCGGTGGTGTGGTCTGCCTGA
- a CDS encoding ABC transporter ATP-binding protein: MPGAVVSAAPPLLKVQNLEKYFPIRGGLLSRVVANVKAVNDVSFELAKGEVVGLVGESVSGKTTAGRAILRLIEPTGGQVIFNGTDVTKLNKSDMRDYRRQMQIIFQDPFASLNPRMTVSDIIGEALDIHKLHQGSARTDRIASLLQKVGLRPEHMRRYPHEFSGGQRQRIGIARALAVDPSFIVADEPVSALDVSIQAQVVNLMQDLQEELGLTVLFIAHDLAVVEYICDRIIVMYLGRIMEIASSRELNRNPKHPYTEALLSAAPVPDPTVKRQRIILEGDIPSPINPPSGCVFRTRCRYAIAECANVIPELREVSPGHFKACIRDDVL; this comes from the coding sequence GTGCCGGGGGCCGTCGTGTCCGCCGCGCCGCCGCTCCTCAAGGTCCAGAATCTGGAGAAGTACTTTCCGATCCGGGGCGGGCTGCTCTCGCGGGTGGTCGCCAACGTCAAGGCCGTCAACGACGTGTCGTTCGAGCTGGCCAAGGGCGAGGTCGTCGGACTGGTGGGCGAGTCGGTGTCCGGCAAGACCACGGCCGGGCGCGCCATCTTGCGGCTGATCGAGCCGACTGGCGGGCAGGTCATCTTCAACGGCACCGACGTGACCAAGCTGAACAAGTCGGACATGCGCGATTACCGCCGCCAGATGCAGATTATCTTCCAGGACCCGTTTGCCAGCCTGAATCCGCGCATGACGGTTTCGGACATCATCGGCGAGGCGCTGGACATTCACAAACTGCACCAGGGCTCGGCACGCACCGACCGCATCGCCAGCCTGCTTCAGAAGGTGGGACTGCGCCCCGAGCACATGCGCCGCTACCCGCACGAGTTTTCCGGCGGGCAGCGCCAGCGCATCGGTATCGCCCGCGCCCTGGCGGTTGATCCCAGCTTCATCGTGGCCGACGAGCCGGTGTCGGCGCTCGACGTGTCGATTCAGGCGCAGGTCGTCAACCTGATGCAGGACCTGCAGGAAGAACTCGGCCTGACCGTGCTGTTTATCGCGCACGATCTGGCGGTCGTCGAGTACATCTGCGACCGGATCATCGTGATGTACCTGGGCCGCATCATGGAGATCGCGTCGAGCCGCGAACTCAACCGCAATCCCAAGCACCCCTACACCGAGGCGCTGCTGTCGGCGGCCCCAGTACCGGACCCGACCGTCAAGCGCCAGCGCATCATCCTGGAAGGCGACATTCCCAGCCCGATCAACCCGCCGAGCGGGTGCGTCTTCAGAACCCGTTGCCGCTACGCCATTGCCGAGTGCGCCAACGTGATCCCGGAGCTGCGCGAAGTCTCGCCGGGCCACTTCAAGGCCTGCATCCGCGACGACGTGCTGTAG
- a CDS encoding ABC transporter ATP-binding protein, with translation MTHQNETLLSVTNLKTYFFTDDGVVKSVDGVTFHIGKGETLAVVGESGSGKSVTSLSAMRLIPVPPGKIVEGEMLFTGKDGRTTDLATMSEAEMRKIRGNDISMIFQEPMTSLNPVYTVGDQIAEAISLHQNKNRKEAMLAATDMLRLVGIPAPEKRVNEYPHQMSGGMRQRVMIAMALSCNPALLIADEPTTALDVTIQAQILDLMRKLQKEIGMSILFITHNLGVVAEMADRVVVMYGGRVVEEGDVIEIFQAPRHPYTMGLLNSIPRVDHAAEYHTGPGQKKERLEAIPGNVPNPLNLPPGCPFEPRCKYAIAACSTAVPALEDTGGGHMSRCIRWKEFENEARPAVSQRQNAMGETL, from the coding sequence ATGACCCATCAGAACGAAACGCTGCTCTCGGTGACCAACCTCAAAACGTACTTCTTTACCGACGACGGCGTGGTCAAGTCGGTCGACGGCGTAACCTTCCACATCGGCAAAGGCGAGACGCTGGCCGTGGTGGGCGAGTCCGGCTCCGGCAAGAGCGTGACCAGCCTCAGCGCCATGCGCCTGATTCCCGTGCCGCCCGGCAAGATCGTCGAGGGCGAGATGCTGTTTACCGGCAAGGATGGCCGCACCACCGACCTGGCCACCATGAGCGAAGCCGAGATGCGGAAAATTCGCGGCAACGACATCTCGATGATCTTTCAGGAACCGATGACCAGCCTCAATCCGGTCTACACGGTGGGCGATCAGATTGCCGAAGCAATCAGTCTGCACCAAAACAAGAACCGCAAGGAAGCCATGCTGGCGGCCACCGATATGCTGCGGCTGGTGGGCATTCCGGCCCCCGAGAAGCGGGTCAACGAGTACCCCCACCAGATGTCCGGCGGCATGCGCCAGCGGGTCATGATCGCCATGGCGCTGTCGTGCAACCCGGCGCTGCTGATCGCCGACGAGCCGACCACCGCCCTTGACGTGACCATTCAGGCGCAGATTCTGGACCTGATGCGCAAGCTGCAAAAAGAAATTGGCATGAGCATTCTCTTCATCACCCACAACCTCGGCGTGGTGGCGGAAATGGCCGACCGGGTCGTCGTGATGTACGGCGGACGGGTGGTTGAGGAAGGCGACGTGATCGAGATTTTCCAGGCCCCGCGCCACCCGTACACCATGGGCCTCTTGAACAGCATTCCGCGCGTGGACCATGCCGCCGAGTACCACACCGGCCCGGGTCAGAAAAAAGAGCGCCTGGAAGCCATTCCCGGCAACGTGCCCAACCCACTGAACTTGCCGCCCGGCTGTCCCTTCGAGCCGAGGTGCAAGTACGCCATCGCCGCGTGCAGCACGGCTGTGCCTGCGCTGGAAGACACCGGCGGCGGCCACATGTCGCGCTGCATTCGCTGGAAGGAATTCGAGAACGAAGCCCGGCCTGCCGTTTCGCAGCGCCAGAACGCCATGGGAGAAACGCTGTGA
- a CDS encoding ABC transporter permease gives MGLYTLRRLLISIPLLLVISAVVFTLLQFTPGDPLDAYIPPDQVLSAQQREILKVDLGLDQSKPVQYFKWLGRAVQGDLGYRIKNGQPVLAELGRRLPPTLLLMGLGMTVGVALGIFFGIVAAVKRYTLLDNTLTFLAFLGISTPAFLAGLLGMYVFALKLGWFPAGGYQTPGQGGVLDILRHLMLPAMILSVTYIAILMRYTRSSVLEVLFQDYVRTASAKGVRSYRVIAKHVLRNALIPVVTVIGANIANLIGGAVFLESIFSWPGTGQLYLDAIDSRDYPMIMGTTLILAIIILLANLITDLMYGLIDPRIRFS, from the coding sequence ATGGGCCTGTATACCCTCCGCCGTCTCTTGATCAGCATCCCGCTGCTGCTGGTGATCAGCGCCGTGGTCTTTACGCTGCTGCAATTCACCCCCGGCGATCCGCTGGACGCCTACATTCCACCCGATCAGGTCCTCAGCGCCCAGCAGCGCGAGATTTTGAAAGTCGACCTGGGCCTGGATCAGTCCAAGCCGGTGCAGTACTTCAAGTGGCTGGGCCGCGCCGTGCAGGGCGATCTGGGCTACCGCATCAAAAACGGTCAGCCGGTGCTGGCCGAACTGGGCCGCCGCCTGCCGCCCACGCTGCTGCTGATGGGCCTGGGAATGACCGTGGGAGTGGCGCTGGGCATCTTCTTCGGCATCGTCGCGGCGGTCAAGCGTTACACGTTGCTGGACAACACCCTGACCTTTCTGGCTTTCCTGGGGATCTCCACGCCCGCGTTCCTGGCGGGATTGCTGGGCATGTACGTTTTTGCCCTCAAGCTGGGCTGGTTTCCTGCCGGGGGCTACCAGACGCCGGGGCAGGGCGGAGTGCTGGACATCCTGCGGCACCTGATGCTGCCCGCCATGATCTTGTCGGTCACCTACATCGCCATTCTGATGCGCTACACCCGTTCCAGCGTGCTGGAAGTGCTGTTTCAGGACTATGTTCGCACCGCTTCGGCCAAGGGCGTGCGGTCGTACCGGGTCATCGCCAAGCATGTGCTGCGCAACGCGCTGATCCCGGTCGTGACGGTGATCGGGGCCAACATTGCCAACCTGATCGGCGGCGCAGTGTTCCTGGAAAGCATCTTTTCGTGGCCCGGCACCGGGCAGTTGTACCTGGACGCCATCGACTCACGCGATTACCCGATGATCATGGGCACTACCCTGATTCTGGCGATCATCATTTTGCTGGCCAACCTGATCACCGACTTGATGTACGGGCTGATTGACCCCCGGATTCGGTTCTCGTGA
- a CDS encoding Ig-like domain-containing protein, whose amino-acid sequence MSHFRLSALSFLTLILTLAACSTSPTPGSNSLSSQALTCAAWNATTAYTASAGGITYKANWWTQGDARAIHSGPSGSGQPWGVVSGTCGTTLPGGDTTAPSVSLSASPSSVTTVGNVTLSASASDNVGVSKVEFYSGTTLLNTDTTAPYTASEAVTSAQNGTRSYTAKTFKAAGNTKSASTSVTVNISSGTGTTPPPTGGLKRVAYFSQWGI is encoded by the coding sequence ATGTCTCACTTCCGTTTGTCCGCTTTGAGTTTCCTGACTCTAATCCTGACCCTGGCCGCTTGCAGCACCTCACCGACACCAGGCTCAAACTCATTGAGCAGCCAGGCGCTGACCTGCGCGGCCTGGAATGCCACGACCGCCTATACCGCCAGCGCGGGCGGCATCACCTATAAAGCCAACTGGTGGACGCAAGGTGACGCCCGTGCGATCCACAGTGGCCCGTCCGGCAGTGGCCAGCCCTGGGGTGTGGTCAGCGGTACGTGCGGCACAACCTTACCCGGTGGCGATACCACCGCGCCCAGTGTCTCGCTGAGCGCGTCTCCGAGCAGCGTCACCACCGTAGGCAACGTCACCCTGAGTGCCTCGGCGAGCGACAACGTTGGGGTCAGCAAGGTCGAGTTCTACAGCGGCACCACTTTGCTGAATACCGACACCACGGCACCTTACACCGCGTCCGAAGCGGTCACGTCTGCCCAGAACGGCACACGCTCCTATACGGCCAAGACCTTCAAGGCAGCCGGCAATACCAAATCCGCTTCGACCAGCGTCACCGTCAATATCTCCAGCGGCACCGGAACCACTCCACCGCCCACGGGTGGACTGAAACGGGTGGCGTACTTCAGTCAATGGGGTATTTAA
- a CDS encoding dihydrodipicolinate synthase family protein: MMNTDFPANLHGIIPPVVTPLTPDFQVDEPSLRRVIKHLLDGGVHGLFLLGSTSEVVFMDAPQRREVLRIAVDEVAGRVPLLAGVIDPTTDRVIAHARDARDAGVDGLVVTAPFYARTSQTEIVEHFRAVHEAVGLPIMAYDIPVCVQVKLERPTLRQMRREGLIVGLKDSSGDDTNFRLLARECADDPEFRMFTGSELMVDTAFMVGAHGCVPGLGNVDPAAYVALYDAAQREDWREARQIQERLIRLFAVALQGTPRTSAGASGVGGFKAAMRLMNLITHHHMNRPNLPLNDQEMERVRAILEAEGLMVHA, encoded by the coding sequence ATGATGAACACAGACTTTCCCGCCAACCTGCACGGCATTATTCCCCCCGTCGTTACGCCCCTGACCCCAGACTTTCAAGTGGACGAGCCGTCGCTGCGCCGCGTGATCAAGCACCTGCTGGACGGCGGTGTGCATGGCCTCTTTCTGCTCGGCTCCACCAGTGAGGTGGTGTTCATGGACGCGCCCCAGCGCCGCGAGGTGCTGCGGATTGCCGTGGACGAGGTGGCCGGGCGCGTTCCGCTGCTGGCGGGCGTGATTGACCCCACCACCGACCGTGTGATCGCCCATGCCCGCGACGCCCGCGATGCCGGAGTCGACGGCCTGGTGGTCACTGCGCCGTTCTACGCCCGCACCAGCCAGACCGAGATTGTGGAGCACTTCCGCGCGGTGCATGAGGCCGTGGGCCTGCCGATCATGGCCTACGACATCCCGGTGTGCGTGCAGGTCAAGCTCGAGCGCCCCACCCTGCGCCAGATGCGGCGGGAAGGCTTGATCGTGGGCCTCAAGGACAGCAGCGGCGACGACACCAACTTCCGCCTGCTGGCCCGCGAGTGCGCGGATGACCCGGAATTCCGCATGTTCACCGGCTCGGAACTGATGGTGGACACGGCGTTTATGGTGGGCGCGCACGGCTGCGTGCCGGGGCTGGGCAATGTTGACCCGGCAGCCTACGTGGCGCTGTACGACGCGGCCCAGCGCGAGGACTGGCGCGAGGCCCGTCAGATTCAGGAACGCCTGATCCGGCTGTTCGCAGTGGCCTTGCAGGGCACGCCGCGTACCAGCGCCGGAGCCTCAGGTGTGGGCGGCTTCAAGGCGGCCATGCGCCTGATGAACCTGATCACCCACCACCACATGAACCGTCCGAATCTGCCACTCAATGACCAGGAAATGGAACGGGTGCGGGCCATTCTGGAAGCCGAGGGGCTTATGGTTCATGCCTGA
- a CDS encoding ABC transporter substrate-binding protein, with product MMKRSLLALTFALCTLGSASADKVITGAFDQGPGGAPGQFNPLTNTAGFTWLNKYYSTLVLYDPAFKTISGDLASSWTVADGGKKYTFVLRNGVKWHDGEALTSADVKFSLDLANNPDSGSGFAAKFGNITKIQTPSARTVVITLSKPNAALLDALTNFMILPQHALSKIAPKDLRNAAWWRANPIGTGPFKWNKLVPDQYVELVANPDYFRGKPKIDRLVNRYFKEQAAAVVALKSGDLDFSYLSLDDTKTFSGNAVKIISGPSQVANYLGFNNASPVLKDVRVRQAILQAIDRDTIVKQLYGGGAEVANCPVTNTKYVPKGINAYAYNQDQARQLLKAAGWDNSRTVEVITYYSDQLSKDVLVTIQQMLGQVGMKIAPRFVDVPTYNQTTGGNDFTMVYAGIGNGPDPDTLYPSMHSDFIPPNGTNRMKVNIPALNKLFEQGQETTSTAARTKAYQEMCSLANKQLPWDVLWSAKRFGGVSNKLSNFIWTPAPGGGRYDDKAYLWDTK from the coding sequence ATGATGAAACGTTCCTTGCTCGCTCTCACTTTCGCCCTCTGCACGCTGGGCAGCGCCTCCGCCGACAAGGTCATCACCGGGGCTTTCGACCAGGGACCCGGCGGCGCACCGGGACAATTCAATCCACTGACCAACACGGCGGGTTTCACCTGGCTCAACAAGTACTACTCGACGCTGGTGCTCTATGATCCGGCCTTTAAAACGATCAGCGGCGATCTGGCCTCATCGTGGACCGTCGCCGACGGGGGCAAAAAGTATACCTTTGTGCTCCGCAACGGCGTGAAGTGGCACGACGGCGAGGCATTGACCTCCGCTGACGTCAAGTTCAGTCTGGACCTCGCCAACAACCCGGATTCCGGCAGCGGTTTTGCCGCCAAGTTCGGCAACATCACCAAGATTCAGACGCCCAGTGCCCGCACGGTGGTCATCACCCTGAGCAAGCCCAACGCCGCGCTGCTCGACGCCCTGACCAACTTCATGATCCTGCCCCAGCACGCGCTGAGCAAGATTGCGCCCAAGGACCTGCGCAACGCCGCGTGGTGGCGCGCCAACCCTATCGGCACCGGCCCCTTCAAGTGGAACAAACTGGTGCCCGATCAGTACGTGGAACTCGTCGCCAACCCCGATTACTTCCGGGGCAAGCCCAAAATAGACCGGCTGGTCAACCGCTACTTCAAGGAGCAGGCGGCGGCAGTGGTGGCCCTCAAGAGCGGCGACCTCGACTTCTCGTACCTGTCGCTCGACGACACCAAGACCTTCAGCGGCAACGCCGTCAAGATCATCAGCGGCCCCTCGCAGGTCGCCAACTATCTGGGCTTCAACAACGCCTCGCCTGTCCTGAAAGACGTGCGGGTGCGCCAGGCCATCTTGCAAGCGATTGACCGCGACACCATCGTCAAGCAGCTCTACGGCGGCGGCGCGGAAGTGGCCAACTGCCCGGTAACCAACACCAAGTACGTGCCCAAGGGCATCAACGCCTACGCCTACAACCAGGATCAGGCCCGGCAGCTGCTCAAGGCGGCGGGCTGGGACAACTCCAGAACGGTGGAAGTCATCACCTACTACTCTGATCAGCTCAGCAAGGACGTGCTGGTCACCATCCAGCAGATGCTGGGTCAGGTGGGCATGAAGATCGCGCCGCGTTTCGTGGACGTGCCCACCTACAACCAGACCACCGGCGGCAACGACTTCACCATGGTCTACGCGGGTATCGGCAACGGCCCTGATCCCGACACCCTCTACCCCAGCATGCACTCCGACTTCATTCCGCCCAACGGCACCAACCGCATGAAGGTCAATATCCCCGCACTCAACAAGCTGTTCGAGCAGGGACAGGAAACCACCTCGACCGCTGCTCGCACCAAGGCGTATCAGGAGATGTGCAGCCTGGCCAACAAGCAGCTTCCCTGGGACGTGTTGTGGAGCGCCAAGCGCTTCGGCGGCGTCAGCAACAAGCTGAGCAACTTCATCTGGACGCCCGCACCGGGCGGTGGCCGCTACGACGACAAGGCCTACCTCTGGGACACCAAGTAA
- a CDS encoding ROK family protein has product MSEPAAQVLAVDIGGTTTRVALVEGLSLHSRREMPTQAHDGPERLLQRLGQLIAEVQPQPETVAVACTGRVHDGCVSAINTATMPGWLNIPLQATLTQTLKAPVAVINDARAATLGEWHARGAPASENFMFVTVSTGIGSGVILGGHLNDPPGGRDVGMGFTRGLNGAPLEYASSGSGLKSVAHWAGYSSVAALMDAAEAGNDRAQAALRAPLTVLADRIWDAHCLLGLHTICLGGSVGLRPFTGEVLGQVLSGANGPALQPAKLGADAGLIGAAVFVQQQERRV; this is encoded by the coding sequence GTGTCTGAGCCGGCAGCCCAAGTCCTCGCTGTCGATATCGGCGGAACGACGACGCGAGTGGCGCTGGTCGAAGGCTTGTCGCTCCATTCACGCCGCGAGATGCCCACCCAGGCCCACGATGGTCCCGAGCGGCTGCTTCAGCGGCTGGGCCAACTCATCGCCGAGGTACAGCCACAGCCGGAAACGGTGGCCGTTGCCTGTACCGGGCGCGTTCATGACGGGTGTGTATCGGCCATCAACACCGCAACCATGCCCGGCTGGCTCAACATTCCCTTGCAGGCCACGCTGACCCAGACCCTGAAAGCCCCCGTGGCGGTCATCAACGATGCGCGGGCCGCGACACTGGGTGAATGGCACGCCCGGGGTGCGCCCGCGTCGGAGAATTTCATGTTCGTCACGGTCTCGACGGGGATCGGCAGCGGCGTGATCCTCGGCGGACACCTGAACGATCCACCTGGCGGACGGGACGTCGGGATGGGCTTTACCCGTGGTCTGAACGGTGCGCCGCTGGAATATGCTTCGTCCGGCAGCGGTTTGAAATCGGTGGCCCACTGGGCTGGGTATTCGAGCGTGGCGGCTTTGATGGACGCGGCGGAGGCGGGCAATGACCGTGCCCAGGCGGCGCTGCGCGCGCCTCTCACGGTTCTTGCCGACCGAATTTGGGATGCGCACTGCCTGCTGGGACTTCACACCATCTGTCTGGGTGGCAGCGTGGGTCTGCGGCCGTTCACTGGGGAGGTATTGGGTCAAGTTCTGAGCGGAGCGAATGGCCCGGCACTTCAGCCAGCCAAACTCGGTGCCGACGCGGGCCTCATCGGTGCCGCCGTCTTCGTACAGCAACAGGAGAGGAGAGTATGA